In the genome of Coraliomargarita algicola, one region contains:
- the metK gene encoding methionine adenosyltransferase produces the protein MSKNFIFSSESVGEGHPDKVADYISDSVLDACLEQDPKSRVACETLVKSNCVFLAGEISTNAKLNYEAIVREAIRDIGYVNDDDVFHADKVFISNILTAQSSDIAQGVDAAEAEGKDTAEQGAGDQGIMFGFACKQTPELMPAPVMYAHRLLREIARQRKEVKVDWLRPDVKSQVALEYVDGRPVAIKNVVISTQHAADVKHAAICEFCIEEVIRKVLPAELLTDQTEYLINPTGNFVIGGPQGDAGLTGRKIIVDTYGGWARHGGGAFSGKDPSKVDRSAAYFTRWVAKNIVAAGLAEVCELEVAYAIGYPYPTSIHVDTFGTGIVDDAKIAAAAQRVFSFKPADIVSQLDLLRPIYRESTHYGHFAKENLPWESVAKADELKAAL, from the coding sequence ATGAGCAAAAACTTCATCTTTTCCTCCGAGTCGGTCGGCGAAGGCCATCCCGATAAAGTAGCTGACTATATCTCTGATAGCGTTTTGGATGCGTGTTTGGAGCAGGATCCGAAGAGCCGTGTGGCTTGTGAGACGCTGGTTAAGAGTAACTGTGTTTTTCTTGCGGGTGAAATCAGCACCAATGCAAAACTCAATTATGAGGCGATCGTTCGTGAGGCGATCCGCGACATTGGTTATGTGAATGACGATGATGTTTTTCATGCTGATAAGGTATTTATATCCAACATTCTCACGGCGCAGTCTTCGGATATCGCGCAGGGGGTGGATGCGGCCGAGGCGGAAGGTAAGGACACTGCGGAACAAGGCGCGGGGGATCAGGGCATTATGTTCGGTTTTGCATGTAAGCAAACACCCGAGCTGATGCCGGCGCCAGTGATGTATGCGCACCGTTTGTTGCGGGAGATCGCGCGTCAGCGTAAGGAGGTTAAAGTTGATTGGTTGCGCCCGGATGTGAAAAGCCAAGTTGCACTGGAGTATGTGGACGGGCGGCCGGTTGCTATTAAGAATGTGGTGATTTCGACGCAGCATGCCGCCGATGTGAAGCATGCGGCGATTTGTGAGTTCTGTATCGAGGAGGTCATCCGTAAGGTGTTGCCAGCTGAGTTGTTGACCGATCAAACCGAGTATTTGATTAACCCAACGGGGAATTTCGTGATTGGTGGACCGCAGGGGGATGCAGGTTTGACCGGGCGTAAGATCATTGTAGATACCTATGGTGGTTGGGCGCGTCATGGTGGCGGGGCTTTTTCGGGGAAAGATCCTTCGAAGGTGGACCGTTCGGCTGCTTATTTTACTCGCTGGGTCGCGAAGAATATCGTAGCCGCCGGATTGGCAGAAGTCTGTGAACTGGAAGTGGCCTATGCGATTGGTTATCCCTATCCGACCAGTATTCACGTGGACACTTTTGGCACAGGTATTGTGGATGATGCTAAGATTGCAGCGGCCGCGCAGCGGGTCTTTAGCTTTAAGCCTGCAGATATCGTCAGTCAGTTGGACCTCTTGCGTCCGATTTATCGTGAGTCGACACATTACGGCCACTTCGCGAAGGAAAACCTACCATGGGAGTCGGTCGCGAAGGCTGACGAGTTGAAGGCCGCGTTGTAG
- a CDS encoding DUF3347 domain-containing protein, with the protein MNKILQLALGLLISVSILQAHSDAFKPQFVDTVVDPYLSIQKALAGDDLKAAQAGAKVFLEAMEEAPNAGEAHQETVALRAPVKRIATASDIKVARTAFLESSRQMIALIEHVGVTKDAPMFTAFCPMAFDGKGGEWVQSDEKVANPYYGSMMFRCGSIQKQIAGSPDHSHE; encoded by the coding sequence ATGAACAAAATACTACAACTCGCCCTCGGGCTTCTTATCAGTGTATCCATACTGCAAGCACACAGTGATGCCTTCAAACCACAATTCGTGGATACAGTCGTCGACCCATATCTCAGCATTCAAAAAGCGCTGGCGGGCGATGACCTGAAGGCCGCGCAAGCCGGAGCCAAAGTCTTTCTCGAGGCGATGGAAGAAGCACCTAACGCAGGTGAAGCCCACCAAGAAACAGTTGCGCTGAGAGCACCCGTAAAAAGGATTGCGACCGCTTCCGACATCAAAGTCGCACGAACAGCCTTTCTCGAGAGCTCCCGGCAAATGATCGCGCTCATCGAGCACGTCGGCGTGACGAAGGACGCTCCTATGTTTACCGCCTTTTGCCCCATGGCATTTGATGGCAAAGGTGGGGAGTGGGTTCAGTCCGACGAAAAAGTAGCCAATCCATACTACGGCTCCATGATGTTTCGCTGCGGAAGTATTCAAAAGCAAATCGCAGGAAGCCCGGACCATTCGCACGAGTGA
- a CDS encoding efflux RND transporter permease subunit, with protein MANNSSNPINGLIRFCLENKLVVILFTVVLVLWGIAVAPFDWESDLLPRDPVPVDAIPDIGENQQIVFTEWMGRSPQDIEDQITYPMTTALLGLPEVKTIRSYSMFGFSSIYIIFKDDAEFYWTRSRILEKLNSLPSGTLPQGVSPQLGPDATALGQVFWYTLEGMNPDGEPSGGWDLDELRSTQDWYVRYALQGVDGVAEVASIGGYVKEYQVDVDPDALRTYNIALHEVFDAVRGSNLDVGARTIEINAVEYVIRGLGFIENLDDLRKTVITQRNNVPITLEQVAEIEYGPALRRGALDKAGAEAVGGVVVTRYGENPLAVIKGIKEKITEISSGLPKKTLADGTVSQVEIIPFYDRTGLIYETLGTLEDAVRQQILVTIIVVVLMVMHLRSASLISGVLPLAVLFSFIGMKLFGVDANVVALSGIAIAIGTIVDMGVVLIENILKHLDDAPPEESRLEVVYRACTEVASAVVTAVLTTVISFLPVFTMEAAEGKLFRPLAYTKTFALIGSIVVALTIIPPLAHWFIAGRYKSHLAKLGLWGGIGVIGLLAAIFISWFPWWLGLLAVATAAFHLSSPKMPEKVQRGTLFSFNFVVAILVAFWLAADWKPLGPEQHLHNILFVLITVGGLLGFFYIFIRFYARILAFLLRLKMLFLGFSALIIVFGFAVWLGFGALFGWLPESVQNSKPYVKMAHAVPGLGKEFMPDLDEGSYLLMPTTMPHASIGEVMDVLSKQDMAINAIPEVESAVGKLGRVESPLDPAPISMIETIINYKSEYMTDGDGRILSFAYDESQDEFQRDANDELILDEDGRPFRQWRDEIKSPDDIWDEIVKAAQIPGTTSAPKLQPIAARIVMLQSGMRAPMGLKVYGPDLETLEQVAQDVEAFLKQVPSIKAEAVLADRIVGKPYLEIDIDRDAIARYGIKIKMVQDVIEVAVGGKPITQTVEGRERYPVRVRYMRELRDNIESIESILVAAPDGTQIPLRELATLNYIRGPQVIKSEDTFLVGYVIFDKQDAYAEVEVVEQAQEFLQQKIESGELNIPAGVSYKFTGSYENQVRAEKKLRVVLPIALFAIWLILYFQFKRISTTILVFSGILFAWSGGFIMLWLYGQPWFLNIDLFGHNIRALFQMGTINLSVAVWVGFLALFGIATDNGVIVCTYLQQIFREKNPKTIEEIRAATVEAGDRRVRPAMMTSATTILALLPVLTSVGRGSDIMVPMAIPSFGGMLLAIITIFVVPVLYCGLAEIEHRLKRN; from the coding sequence ATGGCCAATAATTCATCGAATCCAATCAACGGCCTGATTCGTTTCTGCTTAGAAAACAAACTGGTCGTCATTCTCTTCACAGTCGTATTGGTCTTGTGGGGCATCGCTGTCGCGCCCTTCGACTGGGAGTCGGATCTGCTCCCGCGTGACCCTGTGCCAGTCGACGCGATTCCCGACATCGGTGAAAACCAACAAATTGTTTTCACCGAATGGATGGGGCGCTCACCGCAGGATATCGAAGATCAGATCACGTATCCGATGACGACGGCGCTCCTTGGCCTGCCCGAGGTCAAGACGATCCGCAGTTATTCAATGTTCGGCTTCTCTTCGATCTATATCATCTTCAAAGACGATGCCGAGTTCTACTGGACCCGCAGCCGTATCCTCGAAAAGTTGAATAGCCTTCCGTCTGGCACTTTGCCGCAAGGGGTCTCGCCGCAACTGGGGCCGGATGCCACTGCACTCGGACAAGTCTTCTGGTATACACTTGAAGGTATGAACCCCGACGGGGAGCCATCGGGAGGATGGGACCTGGACGAGCTCCGTAGCACTCAGGATTGGTATGTTCGCTACGCACTTCAAGGCGTGGATGGGGTGGCGGAAGTCGCCTCCATCGGTGGTTACGTCAAGGAGTATCAAGTCGACGTCGATCCGGATGCCTTGCGGACGTATAATATCGCGCTGCATGAGGTCTTTGATGCCGTGCGCGGCAGTAATCTGGATGTCGGAGCGCGAACGATTGAGATCAATGCGGTCGAATACGTGATTCGTGGACTCGGTTTTATTGAGAATTTGGACGATCTGCGTAAGACCGTGATTACGCAGCGCAATAATGTGCCGATCACACTCGAACAAGTTGCTGAAATCGAATACGGGCCTGCGCTACGGCGTGGTGCGCTCGACAAGGCCGGAGCGGAGGCCGTCGGGGGCGTCGTCGTCACCCGTTATGGAGAGAATCCGCTGGCGGTAATCAAAGGTATCAAAGAAAAGATTACAGAGATTTCGTCCGGCTTGCCTAAGAAGACGCTTGCGGACGGAACCGTGAGTCAAGTGGAGATCATACCGTTCTATGACCGCACTGGACTGATTTACGAAACCTTAGGCACTCTCGAAGATGCCGTTCGCCAGCAGATACTGGTCACCATTATCGTCGTTGTGCTGATGGTGATGCACTTGCGCAGTGCTTCGCTTATTTCCGGAGTGCTCCCGCTGGCGGTGCTTTTTTCCTTCATCGGCATGAAACTCTTTGGCGTGGATGCCAACGTCGTTGCGCTTTCCGGTATCGCGATCGCCATTGGCACGATTGTCGATATGGGCGTGGTTCTCATCGAAAATATACTCAAGCACCTCGACGATGCGCCGCCTGAGGAAAGTCGGCTGGAAGTCGTCTATCGCGCCTGCACGGAGGTTGCCAGTGCAGTGGTCACCGCGGTGTTGACGACGGTGATTAGTTTCCTGCCGGTCTTCACCATGGAGGCCGCGGAGGGGAAATTGTTTCGCCCCTTGGCTTACACCAAGACCTTCGCACTGATTGGCTCGATCGTCGTCGCTCTGACGATTATTCCACCCTTGGCACACTGGTTTATCGCAGGGCGTTATAAATCGCATCTGGCCAAGCTTGGGCTGTGGGGCGGCATTGGAGTCATCGGCCTCTTGGCGGCCATCTTTATCAGTTGGTTTCCCTGGTGGTTGGGCCTGTTGGCCGTGGCCACTGCGGCATTCCATTTGAGCAGTCCCAAAATGCCCGAAAAGGTCCAGCGCGGAACATTGTTTAGCTTCAATTTCGTCGTCGCGATACTGGTCGCGTTTTGGCTCGCCGCCGATTGGAAACCACTCGGCCCTGAGCAGCATTTGCACAATATTCTTTTCGTCCTGATTACGGTGGGAGGGCTGCTGGGATTCTTCTATATCTTCATTCGATTCTATGCCCGCATTTTGGCATTTTTGCTGCGCCTTAAGATGCTCTTTCTTGGCTTTAGTGCGTTGATTATCGTGTTTGGTTTTGCCGTTTGGCTTGGTTTCGGAGCCCTCTTCGGGTGGTTGCCCGAATCTGTCCAAAACTCAAAGCCCTACGTTAAGATGGCACACGCCGTGCCTGGGTTGGGGAAAGAGTTTATGCCGGATCTCGATGAGGGCTCTTACCTGCTCATGCCGACTACGATGCCACACGCGTCCATTGGCGAAGTCATGGACGTGTTGAGCAAGCAGGATATGGCGATCAATGCGATCCCTGAAGTTGAAAGTGCCGTGGGTAAGCTCGGTCGGGTGGAAAGCCCGCTCGATCCGGCTCCGATCTCAATGATCGAGACGATCATCAATTATAAGTCGGAGTATATGACCGACGGTGACGGTCGTATACTGAGCTTTGCCTATGATGAATCGCAGGACGAGTTTCAGCGCGATGCAAACGACGAACTGATCCTCGATGAGGACGGTCGCCCCTTCCGCCAGTGGCGTGACGAAATTAAAAGCCCGGACGACATCTGGGACGAGATCGTGAAAGCCGCACAAATACCAGGGACGACTTCGGCGCCTAAACTCCAACCGATTGCGGCTCGTATCGTGATGTTACAAAGTGGCATGCGGGCACCCATGGGGCTCAAAGTCTATGGCCCCGATTTGGAGACGCTGGAGCAGGTGGCGCAGGATGTGGAAGCTTTTTTAAAGCAAGTGCCCTCGATCAAAGCCGAAGCCGTGCTGGCCGACCGCATCGTCGGTAAACCGTATCTGGAAATCGATATCGATCGCGACGCCATCGCTCGCTACGGCATCAAGATCAAGATGGTGCAAGACGTGATCGAAGTTGCCGTCGGCGGTAAACCCATCACCCAGACGGTCGAAGGCCGTGAACGTTACCCCGTGCGTGTGCGCTACATGCGTGAACTCCGCGACAATATCGAGTCGATCGAAAGTATTTTAGTCGCGGCTCCCGACGGCACTCAAATACCGCTGCGTGAGTTGGCCACACTGAATTACATCCGTGGGCCACAAGTGATTAAAAGTGAGGACACCTTTCTGGTCGGTTACGTCATCTTCGACAAGCAAGACGCTTATGCCGAAGTCGAAGTCGTCGAACAGGCTCAAGAATTCCTACAGCAGAAGATCGAAAGCGGTGAGCTGAATATCCCTGCCGGGGTGAGTTATAAGTTTACAGGTAGCTATGAGAATCAGGTGCGTGCCGAGAAGAAACTACGCGTGGTGCTACCGATTGCACTCTTCGCGATCTGGCTCATCCTCTATTTCCAGTTCAAGCGTATTTCGACGACGATCCTCGTGTTCTCCGGCATCCTCTTTGCGTGGTCAGGTGGCTTCATCATGCTCTGGCTTTATGGACAGCCCTGGTTCCTCAATATAGATCTCTTCGGTCACAATATTCGAGCGCTCTTTCAAATGGGCACCATAAACTTGAGTGTCGCTGTGTGGGTCGGCTTCCTCGCACTCTTCGGTATTGCGACGGATAACGGTGTCATTGTTTGCACCTACCTGCAACAGATATTCCGAGAGAAGAATCCGAAGACAATCGAAGAAATCCGGGCTGCGACAGTCGAAGCCGGCGATCGCCGCGTCCGGCCGGCGATGATGACCAGTGCCACCACCATTTTGGCCCTGCTGCCAGTGCTCACTTCGGTCGGGCGAGGTTCCGATATCATGGTGCCCATGGCCATCCCATCCTTTGGCGGCATGTTGCTGGCCATCATCACCATTTTCGTCGTGCCCGTGCTTTATTGTGGGCTAGCGGAGATCGAACACCGCCTAAAACGCAATTAG
- a CDS encoding efflux RND transporter periplasmic adaptor subunit, whose amino-acid sequence MNKQLIFTITGTAVAALIIGIGVGRLTQSSPESHNHAAGGAASAQSAEAAEPTIWTCSMHPQIQQPEPGDCPICGMNLIPLENDSGADDGPRTMSMSESSRALAEIQTSAVVQDYPEAEIRLVGKLDYDETLEKSLTARFPARIDELFVNYTGIPVAKGDHLAKVYSPDLLSAQRELLTSYRADPNSSITRAAREKLRLWDLVPEQIDAILESGEAKDHFILKAPIGGVVVAKHVKEGDYVKTGESLFKIVDLSRLWAYLDAYESDLPWLRYGQDVSFSVEAIPGEIFHGQVAFIEPEVNRKTRTVSIRVNVPNPDSKLKPGMFVRAIVASRLADGGKVYAPDMAGKWISPMHPEIVKDGPGQCDVCGMDLVRAEELGYVDNAVETAPIIVPSSAVLRTGKRAVVYVEKPNAERPTYEGREVVLGPRAGDYFLVAAGLDTGERVVTNGAFKIDSALQIQAKPSMMNPQGSGPIAGHNHGSEAPVAAPAAAGGQTDHSQHGGMAMLEIAGDLAAQLVEPYLAMQSALAGDDLALAKAQAKAMMEVTGHSGDLPALLHDMLAAETLDAFRIPYFDTLSNALIAAAKTDPASFDRDFYIMNCPMANDNQGADWLQASKSLQNPYFGAMMLQCGEVKETITASESGHDNHGQ is encoded by the coding sequence ATGAATAAGCAATTAATTTTTACTATAACTGGCACTGCAGTGGCCGCTCTCATCATTGGTATCGGAGTGGGGCGACTGACACAGTCCAGCCCCGAGAGCCATAACCATGCTGCCGGGGGCGCGGCATCTGCGCAGTCGGCGGAAGCCGCCGAGCCGACGATTTGGACTTGCTCGATGCACCCGCAAATTCAGCAACCCGAGCCGGGCGACTGTCCTATCTGTGGCATGAACTTAATACCGTTGGAAAATGATTCGGGCGCGGATGATGGACCGCGCACCATGAGTATGAGCGAAAGTTCCCGCGCCTTGGCGGAGATTCAAACCAGCGCCGTCGTCCAAGACTATCCGGAAGCTGAAATACGCTTGGTCGGGAAACTCGACTACGATGAAACACTGGAGAAATCGCTGACCGCTCGTTTCCCCGCTCGGATCGACGAATTGTTTGTCAACTATACGGGCATACCTGTCGCTAAAGGGGATCACCTCGCCAAGGTGTATAGTCCAGATCTACTTTCCGCTCAGCGTGAACTACTGACCTCCTATCGCGCCGATCCCAACAGCTCGATCACCCGTGCTGCCCGCGAAAAGCTTCGGCTGTGGGATCTCGTTCCCGAGCAGATCGATGCCATCCTTGAGAGCGGCGAAGCGAAAGATCATTTTATCCTGAAAGCACCCATCGGCGGTGTTGTGGTGGCTAAGCACGTGAAGGAAGGCGATTACGTGAAAACGGGTGAGTCACTGTTTAAGATTGTGGACCTAAGCCGTCTTTGGGCGTATCTGGATGCCTACGAATCGGACCTACCTTGGCTCCGCTACGGTCAGGACGTCTCCTTTTCCGTGGAAGCGATTCCAGGTGAAATCTTTCACGGGCAAGTGGCTTTTATTGAGCCGGAAGTGAACCGGAAGACACGCACGGTGTCGATCCGTGTCAACGTGCCGAATCCTGATTCCAAACTAAAGCCGGGAATGTTTGTGCGTGCTATCGTGGCATCTCGTTTAGCGGACGGGGGCAAGGTCTACGCGCCCGATATGGCGGGCAAATGGATTAGCCCGATGCATCCGGAAATCGTTAAGGACGGCCCTGGACAGTGTGATGTTTGCGGCATGGATCTGGTTCGCGCAGAGGAGCTCGGCTACGTTGACAATGCTGTAGAAACCGCACCGATTATCGTTCCGAGCTCTGCGGTTCTGCGCACGGGGAAACGCGCTGTTGTTTACGTAGAAAAACCCAATGCAGAACGGCCGACTTATGAGGGCCGAGAAGTCGTCCTAGGACCTCGGGCAGGGGATTATTTTCTTGTTGCTGCCGGGCTCGATACAGGGGAGCGGGTTGTCACTAACGGAGCCTTCAAGATCGACAGTGCGCTGCAAATTCAAGCCAAACCCAGTATGATGAACCCTCAAGGCAGTGGTCCCATAGCGGGGCATAATCATGGCAGTGAAGCACCTGTTGCAGCACCTGCAGCTGCTGGCGGCCAAACCGACCACTCGCAGCATGGCGGCATGGCTATGCTTGAGATTGCAGGCGACCTTGCAGCACAGTTGGTGGAGCCTTATCTCGCGATGCAGTCCGCCCTCGCTGGGGACGATCTCGCTTTGGCCAAAGCACAGGCCAAAGCGATGATGGAAGTCACGGGCCACAGCGGGGACCTTCCGGCTCTGCTGCATGATATGCTGGCGGCAGAAACGCTCGATGCCTTTCGTATCCCATATTTTGATACACTCTCGAATGCACTCATTGCCGCCGCCAAGACCGACCCTGCGTCCTTCGATCGCGACTTTTATATTATGAACTGCCCTATGGCAAACGACAATCAGGGCGCGGATTGGCTACAAGCCAGTAAGTCGCTACAGAACCCATACTTCGGAGCCATGATGCTCCAGTGTGGCGAAGTTAAAGAAACGATTACAGCAAGTGAAAGCGGACACGACAACCATGGCCAATAA
- a CDS encoding helix-turn-helix domain-containing protein, translated as MKSGEARWDFFTNHAHVIFYLQAYPDRPLRQVALAIGITERAVQRIVAELEAEGYLKRTKVGRQNQYQIEGDVALCHPRQAHRTLQELLDWDASDAVADSLDDYKALENWKVGEHGSEI; from the coding sequence ATGAAATCTGGTGAAGCTCGGTGGGATTTTTTTACGAACCATGCGCATGTAATCTTTTATTTGCAGGCGTATCCGGATCGGCCTTTGCGACAGGTGGCCCTGGCGATCGGGATCACGGAACGTGCGGTGCAGCGTATTGTTGCAGAGTTGGAGGCGGAGGGGTATCTTAAGCGCACAAAGGTGGGGCGTCAGAATCAATATCAGATCGAGGGGGATGTGGCCTTGTGTCACCCGCGGCAAGCACACCGGACTTTGCAGGAATTACTGGATTGGGATGCGTCGGATGCGGTTGCGGACTCCTTGGATGACTATAAGGCGCTTGAGAATTGGAAGGTGGGGGAGCATGGTTCAGAAATTTAA